The following coding sequences lie in one Babylonia areolata isolate BAREFJ2019XMU chromosome 7, ASM4173473v1, whole genome shotgun sequence genomic window:
- the LOC143284315 gene encoding uncharacterized protein LOC143284315 yields the protein MRRWRSDPETGLRKSEDKRRAMDEQHATKENGTVHQLTLTRKLMLCAQFMGMEAIANFQQIYTVPVLQTLGMPLSLSFIAGLVSGPSSILILPVFGWLIDRGSNPQRRKYASLLLAAGVQTLGMLCFLVANGVHLIHLMNYNGTVGNETGSDDAPTASFLSDSVGNLSASELGKEPGGSGQDWNSYGVFTESEGTSSAANGSGKVLDSDGPTVPAKAALGMLGFILMDLGFDFSNCFVKALLVTCSARAEHTSLMTTAVVMGAVGGVINAALGAVNLPLLLGLSSIHGAKLTIQSSVQGIVLVLLVVLGFLSTLISSRKQLRQLQVNQSESISTKHRETTKNRTGGKGLPENGSATHEDIVSSASDGAPHTNHPMGDISENSPRPFAEGSNCLGQSVNLEEEEEVEEDLSSMAEDRPLLEDDIVGEEEVDGDRGTSLSGYGATESAEHGHRRTSVEKPAGDAGGLMNSGKAESGCLSWLQNPKVRIAFVCITTFFNADVVMMYAMTVSDFVGKTVYGGDPRAAPVSDSVSRYQEGMKTASWALLLYFCTYLLSSILHPRILACLGFRAEFLFLQLLIVIAMVTVALTSRLEAVFVLSAVAGVHRTCSFSMPYAITNDIAQSIVSKGTGKSPVGLALSLVASCTPMSYCLLFAWVGAVEDLTGDVSAPLWLGTGFAFLSVVAFLFVGKV from the exons ATGAGAAGATGGAGGTCTGACCCAGAAACTGGTCTCCGAAAAAGCGaag ACAAGAGAAGGGCGATGGACGAGCAGCATGCCACAAAGGAAAACGGGACCGTTCATCAACTGACCTTGACCCGGAAGTTGATGCTATGCGCTCAATTTATGGGAATGGAAGCCATCGCAAACTTCCAACAAATATACACTGTGCCC gtTCTACAGACCCTGGGAATGCCGCTAAGCTTGTCGTTTATCGCAGGCCTGGTTTCTGGACCCTCGTCCATCCTCATCCTCCCGGTGTTCGGCTGGCTCATCGACAGGGGAAGCAACCCCCAGCGCCGTAAGTACGCTTCCCTACTTTTGGCAGCCGGTGTCCAAACCCTGGGGATGCTGTGTTTCCTTGTGGCCAACGGTGTGCACCTGATACACCTGATGAACTACAACGGTACTGTTGGCAACGAGACTGGCTCTGACGATGCACCGACCGCTTCGTTCTTATCAGACTCGGTCGGTAACCTGTCTGCCAGTGAACTCGGGAAGGAGCCGGGTGGTTCTGGCCAGGACTGGAACAGCTACGGTGTCTTCACAGAGTCTGAAGGAACAAGCTCCGCAGCGAATGGTTCAGGGAAAGTGTTGGACTCTGACGGCCCAACA GTACCTGCCAAGGCAGCACTTGGAATGCTGGGTTTTATCCTCATGGATCTCGGCTTCGATTTTTCCAACTGCTTCGTCAAGGCCCTCCTGGTCACGTGCAGTGCGCGCGCGGAGCACACGTCCTTGATGACGACGGCGGTGGTGATGGGGGCAGTAGGGGGAGTGATCAATGCAGCTCTGGGGGCTGTGAACCTTCCCCTGCTGCTGGGCCTGAGTTCTATACACGG GGCCAAGCTGACCATACAGAGCAGTGTCCAGGGTATTGTGCTCGTCCTGTTGGTCGTCCTCGGGTTTCTCTCCACTCTGATCAGCAGCCGTAAACAACTTCGCCAGCTCCAGGTAAACCAGAGTGAAAGCATCTCCACGAAACACCGCGAAACGACCAAGAATCGTACAGGCGGAAAGGGACTCCCAGAAAATGGCTCTGCCACTCACGAAGACATCGTGTCTTCAGCGTCTGATGGTGctccacacaccaaccaccccatGGGTGATATATCTGAGAACAGCCCCAGACCTTTCGCAGAAGGCAGCAACTGTCTGGGTCAATCTGTcaatctggaggaggaggaggaggtggaagaggatctATCGTCCATGGCTGAAGATCGTCCTCTCCTGGAAGACGACATTGTAGGCGAGGAAGAGGTGGATGGAGACCGCGGGACATCGCTGTCTGGTTACGGCGCAACAGAATCTGCTGAGCACGGTCACAGAAGAACGTCCGTTGAAAAACCCGCTGGAGATGCTGGAGGTCTGATGAACTCCGGAAAGGCTGAGTCAGGGTGTCTGTCCTGGCTGCAGAACCCGAAAGTCAGGATCGCCTTCGTCTGCATCACGACGTTCTTCAATGCTGATGTCGTGATGATGTATGCAATGACCGTGTCTGACTTTGTGGGGAAAACGGTGTACGGGGGAGACCCCCGAGCAGCGCCCGTGTCGGACAGTGTCAGCAG ATACCAGGAAGGAATGAAGACGGCATCCTGGGCCCTGCTGCTCTATTTCTGCACCTACCTCCTCAGCAGCATCCTTCATCCCAGAATCCTGGCCTGTCTGG GTTTCCGTGCGGAGTTCCTGTTCCTGCAGTTGCTGATTGTGATCGCCATGGTAACGGTGGCCTTGACCTCTCGGCTGGAGGCCGTCTTTGTACTGAGCGCGGTGGCCGGGGTGCATCGGACGTGCTCTTTCAGCATGCCCTATGCCATCACCAACGACATCGCTCAGAGCATT